The Lentzea guizhouensis genome contains a region encoding:
- a CDS encoding family 43 glycosylhydrolase yields the protein MLSSLRHLGVVVAVTAALLPVTPAAAQPLVRAAADAVAVPNLDDVRGHLTLPTIGANDTTITWRSSNAGVITPTGEVSRPPAGSKATKVVLTAKVSRGQQSTTRALTATVQPLPVKEPLAGYSFFYFTGESSPIGEQVYAAASRGNNPLDWTEVNGGQPVLKSSLGELGVRDPFILRSPDGDRFYLLATDLKINGGRGWDAAQRTGSRSIMVWESTDLRNWSRQRSVQVSPPTAGNTWAPEALWDAQRGTYVVYWASKLYAENDPNHTGSSYNRMMYATTRDFVTFSPAKVWIDPGYSVIDSTVIEHQGTYYRYTKDERNNSSSSPCSKYITAEKSTDLLDPSYDFVAECIGKATSTSPGLSAGEGPTGFKSNTEDRWYLFIDEYGGRGYVPFETTDLASGRWTMSTGFRLPASPRHGTVLPVTQAELDRLTAPPAPVRADSAGLVAHWPLNATSGAVARDATGHGYDGVLAGNATWSSGALSFGGGHVQLPNNMLTGASAATISADVLVDPAQQTPYFLYGFGNTAANGVGNGYLFSTGDSYRGAIAIGDWTTEQGVDSGRALPRGVWKNVTLTVGGGVAVLYLDGVEVGRTAATTKPSDLGGGITAANYLGRSVYAGDRPFLGRMKDVRLYNRALSGTDVAALPFNSTLIRSAGHESLKAPAVIEPGSVVLPVRPGADLRRVRLDFGLAPGATITPSGPVDLRKPRKFVVRSGRESREWTVEAHELRSPVLPGLNADPHIVAFGDTYYLYPTTDGFPGWSGTKFSAWSSKNLVDWRDEGVVLDLGPDVSWADGRAWAPAIAERNGRYYFYFCAEAKIGVAVGDSPTGPFVDSGKPLVARNPSGSGQAIDPAVFVDGTGQPYLYWGNGEAYVVPLNEDMVSYDEAKITRIDGLTDFREGLFMVERKGTYYLSWSVDDTRSEDYRVAHATAPSPTGPFTSRGLVLSKDTRLGVKGTGHSSMLQVPGTDDWYLAYHRFAIPGGDGVRRETTIDKMTFAADGTIKPVVPTLEGVAPQRVRPQHCRALFN from the coding sequence ATGTTGTCCTCCCTGCGCCATCTCGGGGTCGTCGTGGCCGTCACGGCCGCGCTGCTGCCCGTCACCCCCGCCGCCGCCCAGCCGCTCGTGCGGGCGGCGGCGGACGCGGTGGCGGTGCCGAACCTCGACGACGTCCGCGGCCACCTCACCCTGCCCACCATCGGCGCGAACGACACGACCATCACCTGGAGGTCGTCCAACGCCGGGGTGATCACGCCGACCGGTGAGGTGAGCCGCCCACCCGCGGGCAGCAAGGCCACCAAGGTCGTGTTGACGGCGAAGGTGAGCCGTGGCCAGCAGAGCACCACCCGCGCGCTGACGGCGACCGTGCAGCCGTTGCCGGTCAAGGAACCGCTGGCCGGATACAGCTTCTTCTACTTCACCGGCGAGAGCAGTCCGATCGGCGAGCAGGTCTACGCCGCCGCGAGCCGCGGCAACAACCCGCTCGACTGGACCGAGGTCAACGGCGGCCAGCCGGTCCTCAAGTCCAGCCTGGGCGAGCTCGGCGTGCGCGACCCGTTCATCCTGCGCTCGCCCGACGGTGACCGGTTCTACCTGCTGGCCACCGACCTGAAGATCAACGGCGGGCGCGGCTGGGACGCCGCCCAGCGCACCGGCAGCCGGTCGATCATGGTCTGGGAGTCGACCGACCTGCGGAACTGGTCGCGCCAGCGCAGTGTCCAGGTGTCGCCGCCGACCGCGGGCAACACCTGGGCGCCGGAAGCGCTCTGGGACGCTCAGCGCGGCACCTACGTCGTCTACTGGGCCTCGAAGCTGTACGCGGAGAACGACCCGAACCACACCGGCAGCAGCTACAACCGGATGATGTACGCGACGACCCGCGACTTCGTCACGTTCAGCCCGGCGAAGGTGTGGATCGACCCCGGCTACTCGGTCATCGACTCGACCGTCATCGAGCACCAGGGCACCTACTACCGCTATACCAAGGACGAGCGCAACAACTCGTCGTCCTCGCCGTGCAGCAAGTACATCACCGCGGAGAAGTCCACTGACCTGCTCGACCCGAGCTACGACTTCGTCGCCGAGTGCATCGGCAAGGCCACCTCCACCAGTCCCGGCCTGTCCGCCGGTGAGGGCCCGACCGGGTTCAAGTCCAACACCGAGGACAGGTGGTACCTGTTCATCGACGAGTACGGCGGCCGCGGCTACGTGCCGTTCGAGACCACCGACCTCGCCTCCGGCAGGTGGACCATGTCGACCGGCTTCCGGCTGCCCGCGTCACCGCGGCACGGCACGGTGCTCCCGGTGACCCAGGCCGAGCTCGACCGCCTCACCGCTCCCCCGGCTCCCGTCCGGGCCGACAGCGCCGGTCTGGTCGCGCACTGGCCGCTCAACGCCACGTCCGGCGCGGTCGCCAGGGACGCCACCGGCCACGGGTACGACGGCGTGCTCGCCGGGAACGCGACGTGGAGCTCCGGCGCGCTGTCGTTCGGCGGCGGGCACGTCCAGCTGCCGAACAACATGCTGACCGGCGCGAGTGCTGCGACGATCTCCGCCGACGTGCTGGTGGACCCGGCGCAGCAGACGCCGTACTTCCTCTACGGCTTCGGCAACACCGCCGCGAACGGCGTCGGCAACGGCTACCTGTTCAGCACCGGTGACAGCTACCGCGGCGCGATCGCGATTGGCGACTGGACGACCGAGCAGGGGGTCGACTCCGGTCGCGCCCTGCCTCGCGGGGTCTGGAAGAACGTGACGCTGACCGTGGGCGGTGGCGTCGCGGTGCTCTACCTGGACGGGGTCGAGGTGGGGCGCACCGCGGCCACGACCAAGCCGTCCGACCTCGGCGGCGGCATCACGGCGGCCAACTACCTGGGCAGGTCCGTGTACGCGGGCGACCGGCCGTTCCTCGGCAGGATGAAGGACGTCCGGCTGTACAACCGGGCGCTCTCCGGCACCGACGTGGCAGCGCTCCCGTTCAACTCCACCCTGATCCGGTCAGCCGGGCACGAGTCGCTCAAAGCGCCCGCCGTCATCGAACCGGGCAGCGTCGTGCTCCCGGTGCGGCCCGGCGCCGACCTGCGCCGGGTCCGGCTGGACTTCGGGCTCGCCCCCGGCGCGACGATCACGCCCAGCGGACCGGTCGATCTGCGCAAACCACGCAAGTTCGTCGTGCGCTCGGGCCGGGAGAGTCGCGAGTGGACGGTCGAGGCGCACGAGCTGCGCAGTCCCGTGCTGCCGGGCCTGAACGCCGACCCGCACATCGTGGCGTTCGGCGACACCTACTACCTGTACCCCACCACCGACGGCTTCCCCGGCTGGAGCGGCACGAAGTTCTCCGCGTGGTCGTCGAAGAACCTGGTGGACTGGCGGGACGAGGGCGTGGTCCTCGACCTCGGGCCGGACGTGAGCTGGGCGGACGGTCGTGCGTGGGCACCCGCGATCGCCGAACGCAACGGCAGGTACTACTTCTACTTCTGCGCCGAGGCCAAGATCGGGGTCGCCGTCGGCGACTCCCCCACCGGGCCGTTCGTCGACTCCGGGAAGCCGCTGGTCGCCCGCAACCCGAGCGGTTCCGGTCAGGCCATCGACCCCGCGGTGTTCGTGGACGGAACCGGACAGCCGTACCTCTATTGGGGAAATGGCGAAGCGTACGTTGTGCCGCTCAACGAGGACATGGTCTCCTATGACGAGGCCAAGATCACCAGGATCGACGGCCTGACGGACTTCCGCGAGGGCCTGTTCATGGTGGAGCGCAAGGGCACGTACTACCTCAGCTGGTCGGTCGACGACACCCGCAGCGAGGACTACCGCGTCGCCCACGCCACCGCACCGAGCCCGACCGGTCCGTTCACCAGTCGCGGCCTGGTCCTGAGCAAGGACACCAGGCTCGGCGTCAAGGGCACCGGCCACAGCTCGATGCTGCAGGTGCCCGGCACCGACGACTGGTACCTCGCCTACCACCGCTTCGCCATCCCCGGCGGTGACGGCGTGCGCCGCGAGACCACGATCGACAAGATGACCTTCGCCGCGGACGGCACGATCAAGCCGGTCGTGCCGACGCTGGAGGGCGTCGCACCGCAACGGGTCCGGCCGCAGCACTGCCGGGCCCTGTTCAACTGA
- a CDS encoding aldose epimerase family protein → MSQREPALGRELFGRLGDAEVHRYVLAWPGGLTVRILDLGGVVQSLEAPDRRGVSANVVLGFPALDGYAANNEPGAPRVFLGALIGRYANRIAGGTFTLDGTAHTLPVNNGKNTLHGGPEAFDTRIWSATELDEPGSVGLRLELVSPAGDQGFPATVTTQVAYRLSRDNRLSITYRATTDAPTVLNLTNHTYWNLAGEGNGDVHGHSLQLNASRFCPVDDALIPVGDPVPVEATPFDFRTPTPIGARIDGTDPQLLLGGGYDHNWALDDWTPAANGPVAPAFAAQADDPVSGRRLTMWTTEPGVQFYSGNFLTPDLIGTSGRPYGRGAGFALEAQHFPDSPNRPDFPSTVLRPGEVYHQETVYRLSTVD, encoded by the coding sequence ATGTCGCAACGGGAACCCGCGCTCGGTCGTGAGCTGTTCGGCCGGCTCGGCGACGCCGAGGTGCACCGGTACGTCCTGGCCTGGCCGGGCGGTCTCACCGTGCGGATCCTCGACCTCGGCGGCGTGGTCCAGTCGCTGGAGGCACCGGACCGCCGCGGGGTCAGCGCCAACGTGGTGCTCGGGTTCCCCGCGCTCGACGGCTACGCCGCGAACAACGAGCCGGGCGCGCCGAGGGTGTTCCTCGGCGCGCTGATCGGCCGGTACGCCAACCGCATCGCGGGCGGCACGTTCACCCTCGACGGCACGGCCCACACCCTGCCCGTCAACAACGGGAAGAACACGCTGCACGGCGGCCCCGAGGCGTTCGACACGCGGATCTGGTCGGCGACCGAACTGGACGAACCCGGCAGCGTGGGACTGCGGCTGGAGCTCGTGAGCCCGGCCGGCGACCAGGGCTTCCCGGCGACGGTGACGACGCAGGTGGCGTACCGCCTCAGCCGCGACAACCGGCTGAGCATCACCTACCGCGCGACCACCGACGCGCCCACCGTGCTCAACCTGACCAACCACACGTACTGGAACCTCGCCGGCGAGGGCAACGGCGACGTGCACGGCCACTCGCTGCAGCTCAACGCGAGCCGGTTCTGCCCGGTCGACGACGCCCTGATCCCGGTGGGCGACCCGGTGCCGGTCGAGGCCACGCCGTTCGACTTCCGCACCCCGACCCCGATCGGCGCCCGCATCGACGGCACCGACCCGCAGCTGCTGCTCGGCGGCGGCTACGACCACAACTGGGCGCTCGACGACTGGACCCCCGCCGCGAACGGCCCGGTGGCGCCCGCTTTCGCCGCCCAGGCCGACGACCCGGTGTCCGGACGCCGGCTGACCATGTGGACCACGGAGCCGGGCGTGCAGTTCTACTCGGGCAACTTCCTGACGCCGGACCTGATCGGCACCAGTGGTCGTCCGTACGGCCGCGGCGCCGGGTTCGCGTTGGAGGCGCAGCACTTCCCGGACTCGCCGAACCGCCCGGACTTCCCGAGCACGGTGCTGCGGCCGGGTGAGGTCTACCACCAGGAGACGGTCTACCGGCTGTCCACCGTGGACTAG
- a CDS encoding family 43 glycosylhydrolase — MRRAPLAAALAAATLVAGGLAASTAAQAAPGCSVTYSKTSEWQGGFGASVSITNTGDAINGWTLEWTYASGQQVGQHWNATITQSGDQVSARNVSYNGSVSTGGKVEFGFNATTSSTNPDPVSFRLNGTTCNDTGTPTTTTTTTTTTTTTPRPSSFTNPVLWQDFADIDIIRVDDAYYYSASTMHYSPGAPVLRSYDLVNWEFAGHSVPRLDFGSKYDLTGGRGYVRGIWASFLQHRKSNKTFYWGGCIDFAQTHIYTAAAVDGQWSKHATIPKCYYDAGMLVDDNDTMYVAYGNTTISVAQLSADGKSEVRSQQVFQTPSNIGTLEGARFYKRGGNYYIWLTRPANGQYVLKASSPWGPYTVQQVLLNMPTPIQGGGVPHQGGMVQTQNGDWYYMAFVDAYPGGRVPVLAPITWTSDGWPRITTVNGGWGVNYPMPNLPAPPRQVKPMIGVDTFQGTRLGPQWEWNHNPDTTKYSVDNGLRLSTATVTNDLYNARNTLTHRVQGPTSTATVTLDLSAMRDGDRTGLAMLRDSSAWIGVKRDSGRNRVVMVNGLTMDSSWNTTGTGTEVASTNFTGTRIWLRANANIRPGSGRQARFSYSTDGVNFTSLGSGFTLKNEWQFFMGYRFGIFNHATQALGGSVGVSRFELTTP, encoded by the coding sequence GTGAGGCGGGCACCGCTCGCGGCCGCACTGGCCGCGGCCACCCTGGTCGCGGGCGGGCTCGCGGCGAGCACCGCAGCTCAGGCGGCACCGGGCTGTTCGGTGACCTACAGCAAGACCTCCGAGTGGCAGGGCGGGTTCGGTGCGTCCGTGTCGATCACGAACACCGGTGATGCGATCAACGGCTGGACCCTCGAATGGACCTATGCCTCCGGTCAGCAGGTCGGCCAGCACTGGAACGCCACGATCACGCAGAGCGGCGATCAGGTGAGCGCGCGCAACGTGTCGTACAACGGCTCCGTGTCCACCGGCGGCAAGGTGGAGTTCGGCTTCAACGCCACGACGAGCTCGACCAACCCCGACCCGGTGTCGTTCCGGCTCAACGGCACGACGTGCAACGACACCGGCACACCCACCACGACGACGACCACCACGACGACCACGACGACCACGCCCCGGCCGTCGTCGTTCACGAACCCGGTGCTGTGGCAGGACTTCGCGGACATCGACATCATCCGTGTGGACGACGCGTACTACTACTCCGCCTCCACCATGCACTACTCGCCGGGCGCGCCCGTGCTGCGGTCCTACGACCTGGTGAACTGGGAGTTCGCCGGCCACTCGGTGCCCAGACTGGACTTCGGCAGCAAGTACGACCTCACCGGCGGCCGCGGTTACGTGCGGGGCATCTGGGCGTCGTTCCTGCAGCACCGCAAGAGCAACAAGACGTTCTACTGGGGCGGCTGCATCGACTTCGCGCAGACGCACATCTACACCGCGGCCGCGGTCGACGGGCAGTGGTCCAAGCACGCCACCATTCCGAAGTGCTACTACGACGCCGGCATGCTCGTCGACGACAACGACACGATGTACGTCGCCTACGGCAACACCACGATCAGCGTCGCGCAGCTCTCGGCGGACGGGAAGTCCGAGGTGCGCTCGCAGCAGGTGTTCCAGACGCCGTCGAACATCGGCACGCTGGAGGGCGCCCGCTTCTACAAGCGCGGCGGCAACTACTACATCTGGCTGACCAGGCCCGCGAACGGCCAGTACGTGCTCAAGGCCTCCAGTCCGTGGGGCCCCTACACCGTTCAGCAGGTGCTGCTGAACATGCCGACCCCGATCCAGGGCGGCGGCGTGCCGCACCAGGGCGGCATGGTGCAGACGCAGAACGGTGACTGGTACTACATGGCCTTCGTGGACGCCTACCCCGGCGGCCGGGTGCCGGTGCTCGCGCCGATCACCTGGACCTCCGACGGCTGGCCGCGCATCACCACCGTCAACGGCGGCTGGGGCGTCAACTACCCGATGCCGAACCTGCCCGCGCCGCCACGCCAGGTCAAACCGATGATCGGCGTCGACACCTTCCAGGGCACGAGACTGGGCCCGCAGTGGGAGTGGAACCACAACCCCGACACGACGAAGTACAGCGTCGACAACGGTTTGCGCCTGTCCACCGCGACTGTCACCAACGACCTGTACAACGCCCGCAACACCCTCACCCACCGCGTGCAGGGCCCGACCTCCACGGCCACGGTCACCCTCGATCTCAGCGCGATGCGCGACGGCGACCGCACCGGCCTGGCGATGCTGCGCGACTCCTCGGCGTGGATCGGGGTGAAGCGGGACAGCGGCCGCAACCGCGTGGTGATGGTGAACGGGCTGACCATGGACAGCAGCTGGAACACCACCGGCACCGGCACGGAGGTCGCGAGCACGAACTTCACCGGCACCCGGATCTGGTTGCGCGCCAACGCCAACATCCGTCCAGGCAGCGGCAGGCAGGCCAGGTTCTCCTACAGCACCGACGGGGTGAACTTCACCTCGCTGGGCAGCGGGTTCACGTTGAAGAACGAGTGGCAGTTCTTCATGGGGTACCGGTTCGGGATCTTCAACCACGCGACCCAGGCACTGGGCGGGTCGGTGGGCGTCTCCCGCTTCGAGCTCACCACCCCCTGA
- a CDS encoding glycoside hydrolase family 27 protein yields the protein MGWNSWNSFGCGITEGQVRQAADAMVSSGMRDAGYQYVVVDDCWFDPQRDSAGNLRAHPTKFPSGMKALGDYIHARGLKFGIYQAPNEKTCAQGVGTHPGSTGSKGHEVQDARSFASWGVDYLKYDWCSGSGTRDEQVARFTIMRDALRATGRPIVYSINPNSFHAPTGDKYNWGEVADLWRTTEDLLDIWQNGNVNSYPMGVGNVLDITAPLAAQAGPGHWNDPDMLVVGRPGLSLTESRAHFALWALMAAPLMAGNDIRTMSADVSAVLRNPRLLAVNQDGLGAGGRRVRDDGNTEVFAKPLADGSVAVGLLNRGSGTVTVSTTAAQIGLSGTSFTLTDLWTGGTSTTSGAISASVPAHGVAAFRVSGGSPVQSTTARLRGAGSNRCLDVENSSTAAGANTVIQDCATAASQQWTSWAGGEVRVFGDKCLDAYNQGTANGTRVIIWQCNGQANQRWTAEADGSLRNTQAGLCLDVERAATGNGSRLVLWTCNGQSNQKWSRS from the coding sequence CTGGGCTGGAACAGCTGGAACAGCTTCGGCTGCGGCATCACCGAGGGCCAGGTCCGTCAGGCCGCGGACGCGATGGTGTCCTCCGGCATGCGCGACGCCGGCTACCAGTACGTGGTCGTGGACGACTGCTGGTTCGACCCGCAACGCGACTCCGCCGGCAACCTGCGGGCACACCCGACCAAGTTCCCGAGCGGCATGAAGGCGCTCGGCGACTACATCCACGCCCGCGGGCTGAAGTTCGGCATCTACCAGGCGCCGAACGAGAAGACCTGCGCGCAGGGCGTCGGCACCCACCCCGGCTCCACCGGCAGCAAGGGCCACGAGGTCCAGGACGCCCGGTCGTTCGCGTCGTGGGGGGTCGACTACCTGAAGTACGACTGGTGCTCCGGCAGCGGCACCCGCGACGAGCAGGTCGCCCGGTTCACGATCATGCGCGACGCGTTGCGCGCCACCGGCCGCCCGATCGTCTACAGCATCAACCCCAACAGCTTCCACGCGCCCACCGGCGACAAGTACAACTGGGGCGAGGTCGCCGACCTCTGGCGCACGACCGAGGACCTGCTGGACATCTGGCAGAACGGCAACGTCAACAGCTACCCGATGGGCGTGGGCAACGTCCTGGACATCACCGCGCCGCTGGCCGCGCAGGCAGGTCCCGGTCACTGGAACGACCCCGACATGCTGGTCGTCGGCAGGCCGGGCCTCAGCCTGACCGAGTCCCGCGCGCACTTCGCGCTGTGGGCGTTGATGGCGGCTCCGCTGATGGCGGGCAACGACATCCGCACCATGTCCGCGGACGTGAGCGCGGTGCTGCGCAACCCGCGGCTGCTCGCCGTGAACCAGGACGGCCTGGGCGCCGGTGGGCGGCGGGTGCGCGACGACGGCAACACCGAGGTCTTCGCCAAACCGCTCGCGGACGGCTCGGTCGCCGTCGGCTTGCTGAACCGGGGCAGCGGCACCGTGACGGTGTCCACCACGGCCGCCCAGATCGGGTTGTCCGGCACGAGCTTCACGCTGACCGACCTGTGGACCGGTGGCACGTCGACGACCTCGGGTGCGATCTCGGCCTCCGTTCCCGCGCACGGCGTCGCCGCGTTCCGGGTGAGCGGTGGCAGCCCGGTGCAGTCGACCACCGCACGGCTGCGCGGCGCCGGATCGAACCGCTGCCTCGACGTCGAGAACAGCTCGACCGCGGCCGGCGCGAACACCGTGATCCAGGACTGCGCCACCGCCGCGAGCCAGCAGTGGACCAGCTGGGCGGGCGGGGAGGTGCGGGTGTTCGGCGACAAGTGCCTCGACGCCTACAACCAGGGCACCGCCAACGGCACGCGCGTGATCATCTGGCAGTGCAACGGCCAGGCCAACCAGCGCTGGACCGCCGAGGCCGACGGCTCGCTGCGCAACACGCAGGCCGGTCTGTGCCTGGACGTCGAACGGGCGGCGACCGGCAACGGGTCCCGGCTCGTGCTGTGGACCTGCAACGGCCAGTCGAACCAGAAGTGGAGCCGGTCGTGA
- a CDS encoding non-reducing end alpha-L-arabinofuranosidase family hydrolase, which translates to MFLVRRLFSSRRARLTALAAVPLLAVTTLTAVALPPAAAAPGCSVTYSAPSQWDGGFTANVSVTNLGDAVDGWTLTWSYGAGQKVTQAWNAQVTQAGADVTARNVSYNATIPTGGRVEFGFNGSASGTNNPSPTAFTLNGTLCTGEVGPTTTTTTTTTTGNPPVGNLPSSFRWSSSGALISPKPDSAHPTVYSVKDPSIVYHNGKYHVFASVYTTGYNLMYTSFTDFSQASSAPHHYLDRTAVGTGYKAAPHVFYFAPQRLWYLVYQTGDNASYSTTTDIANPSSWSAPKNFYANGMPQIIRDNIGNGYWVDFWVVCDTVKCYLFSSDDNGHLYRSETTLAQYPNGFTNTVIAMQDSNRNRLFEAANVYKIAGKNQYLLVHEAIGSDGRRWFRTWTAPAITGPWTPLAAEESNPFARANNVTFPGGQWTRDISHGEMIRSGVDQTMEISPCQLKFLYQGMDPGAGGEYNHLPWKLGLLTQTNSPC; encoded by the coding sequence ATGTTCCTCGTACGACGACTGTTCTCCTCCCGCCGGGCCAGGCTCACGGCACTGGCCGCGGTACCGCTGCTGGCGGTGACCACGCTGACCGCGGTCGCGCTACCGCCTGCCGCGGCCGCCCCCGGCTGCTCGGTCACCTACTCCGCACCGTCGCAATGGGACGGTGGGTTCACCGCGAACGTCAGCGTCACCAACCTCGGTGACGCGGTCGACGGCTGGACGCTGACCTGGAGCTACGGCGCCGGCCAGAAGGTGACGCAGGCGTGGAACGCCCAGGTGACCCAGGCCGGCGCCGACGTGACCGCGCGCAACGTCTCCTACAACGCGACGATCCCCACCGGTGGTCGCGTCGAGTTCGGGTTCAACGGTTCGGCGTCCGGCACGAACAACCCGAGCCCCACGGCGTTCACCCTCAACGGCACGCTGTGCACCGGTGAGGTCGGCCCCACGACGACGACCACGACCACCACGACAACGGGCAACCCGCCGGTCGGGAACCTGCCGTCGAGCTTCCGCTGGTCCTCCAGCGGCGCGCTGATCTCGCCCAAGCCGGACTCGGCACACCCGACCGTGTACTCGGTCAAGGACCCGAGCATCGTCTACCACAACGGCAAGTACCACGTGTTCGCCTCGGTGTACACCACCGGCTACAACCTGATGTACACCAGCTTCACGGACTTCTCGCAGGCGTCGTCGGCACCGCACCACTACCTGGACCGCACGGCCGTCGGCACCGGCTACAAGGCGGCGCCACACGTGTTCTACTTCGCGCCCCAACGCCTCTGGTACCTGGTGTACCAGACGGGGGACAACGCGTCGTACTCCACGACCACCGACATCGCGAACCCGTCGTCGTGGTCGGCGCCGAAGAACTTCTACGCCAACGGCATGCCGCAGATCATCCGCGACAACATCGGCAACGGCTACTGGGTCGACTTCTGGGTGGTGTGCGACACCGTCAAGTGCTACCTGTTCTCCTCTGACGACAACGGCCACCTGTACCGCTCGGAGACGACGCTCGCGCAGTACCCCAACGGGTTCACCAACACCGTGATCGCGATGCAGGACTCGAACCGCAACAGGTTGTTCGAAGCCGCCAACGTCTACAAGATCGCGGGCAAGAACCAGTACCTGCTGGTGCACGAGGCGATCGGTTCCGACGGCAGGCGCTGGTTCCGGACCTGGACCGCGCCGGCGATCACCGGCCCGTGGACACCGCTGGCCGCGGAGGAGTCGAACCCGTTCGCCCGCGCCAACAACGTGACGTTCCCAGGTGGACAGTGGACGCGTGACATCAGCCACGGCGAGATGATCCGCTCCGGAGTCGACCAGACCATGGAGATCAGTCCCTGCCAGCTGAAGTTCCTCTACCAGGGCATGGACCCCGGCGCCGGTGGTGAGTACAACCACCTGCCCTGGAAGCTCGGCCTGCTGACGCAGACCAACTCGCCCTGCTGA
- a CDS encoding cellulose binding domain-containing protein has translation MPSPLTALCAAALALLLTAPPAAAEQSTVEEAADPVRVMPLGDSITQGGSIGGYRLDLGTKLRAAGRTVDFVGSLADGPSSMPDRNHEGHPGWTIAQVDANVVNWLRTYTPRTVLLHIGTNDMYGSDPGGAPRRLSALVDKITAQAPNANVFVSTIIPIRFADATVRNYNAAIVPLLRAKGAAGKRVHVVDMYPSVPVSDLPDGIHPNAAGYSKMATTWFNALNSVPGSVGDPQQPQPGGSCTATAQVTGDWNGGFQAEVTVTNPTAAALTGWTVRFTLPGGHTVSQLWGGAASGSVVVTNAPYNGVLAPGASTTFGFLAAGSGAPALSAATCA, from the coding sequence ATGCCGAGCCCGCTCACGGCGCTGTGCGCAGCCGCCCTCGCCCTTCTGCTGACCGCCCCACCCGCGGCGGCCGAACAGTCCACGGTGGAGGAAGCGGCGGACCCCGTGCGGGTCATGCCGCTCGGCGACTCCATCACCCAGGGCGGTTCGATCGGCGGCTACCGCCTCGACCTGGGGACGAAGCTGCGCGCCGCCGGGCGCACGGTCGACTTCGTCGGGTCGCTCGCCGACGGTCCCTCCTCGATGCCCGACCGCAACCACGAGGGCCACCCCGGCTGGACCATCGCCCAGGTCGACGCCAACGTCGTGAACTGGCTGCGCACCTACACGCCACGCACGGTCCTGCTGCACATCGGCACCAACGACATGTACGGCAGCGATCCCGGTGGTGCGCCGCGGCGGTTGTCCGCGCTGGTGGACAAGATCACCGCGCAGGCACCGAACGCGAACGTGTTCGTCTCGACGATCATCCCGATCCGGTTCGCCGACGCCACCGTGCGCAACTACAACGCGGCGATCGTCCCGTTGCTGCGCGCGAAGGGCGCGGCGGGCAAGCGGGTGCACGTCGTCGACATGTACCCGTCGGTGCCGGTCTCCGACCTGCCGGACGGGATCCACCCGAACGCCGCCGGCTACAGCAAGATGGCGACGACGTGGTTCAACGCCCTCAACTCCGTGCCCGGCAGCGTCGGAGACCCGCAGCAGCCGCAGCCCGGCGGCTCGTGCACCGCGACCGCGCAGGTCACCGGCGACTGGAACGGCGGCTTCCAGGCCGAGGTGACCGTCACCAACCCCACCGCGGCGGCGCTGACCGGCTGGACCGTCCGGTTCACGCTTCCCGGCGGCCACACCGTCTCCCAGCTCTGGGGTGGTGCGGCCAGCGGTTCGGTGGTCGTCACCAACGCCCCCTACAACGGCGTGCTCGCCCCCGGCGCGAGCACCACGTTCGGCTTCCTCGCCGCCGGCTCCGGCGCGCCCGCCCTCAGCGCGGCCACCTGCGCGTGA